One stretch of Prunus persica cultivar Lovell chromosome G1, Prunus_persica_NCBIv2, whole genome shotgun sequence DNA includes these proteins:
- the LOC18788828 gene encoding probable ATP-dependent DNA helicase CHR12 translates to MAQLESLDHIHKTKTLICALNLVSRNLPLPPDLFDVVSSIYDSAQDANLEHDKGLDDPDSSVGEDLLADLEDALLNQRQNCMSGAGLIESREKRYQSHIQHRLTELEELPSSRGEDLQTKCLLELYGLKLSELQKKVRCDVSSEYLLRMNCAYPDKTLFDWGMMRLRRPLYGVGDAFAMEADDQFRKKRDAERLSRLEEEEKNNIETRKRRFFTEVRNAVREYQLQIQASVKRQKHRNDNVLNWHAKQRQRATRAEKLRFQALKADDQEAYMRMVKESKNERLTMLLEETNKLLVNLGAAVQRQKDIKHSEGIEALKDSEGDLTELEEDVDIIDSDCNDDSSDLLKGQRQYNSVVHSIQEQVTEQPSMLQGGELRPYQIEGLQWMLSLFNNNLNGILADEMGLGKTIQTISLIAYLIENKGVTGPHLIVAPKAVLPNWVTEFATWAPSITAVLYDGRQEERKAMKEELSGEGKFNVLITHYDLIMRDKQFLKKISWCYLIVDEGHRLKNSECALAITLAGYDMRRRLLLTGTPIQNSLQELWSLLNFLLPHIFNSVQNFEDWFNAPFADRGSISLTDEEQLLIIRRLHQVIRPFILRRKKDEVEKFLPGKSQVILKCDMSAWQKVYYQQVTDVGRVGLDNGSGKSKSLQNLTMQLRKCCNHPYLFVVGDYNMWRKEEIIRASGKFELLDRLLPKLHRAGHRVLLFSQMTRLMDILEVYLQLHDFKYLRLDGSTKTEERGTLLKKFNAENSPYFMFLLSTRAGGLGLNLQSADTVVIFDSDWNPQMDQQAEDRAHRIGQKKEVRVFVLVSVGSIEEVILERAKQKMGIDAKVIQAGLFNTTSTAQDRRDMLEEIMRKGTSSLGTDVPSEREINRLAARSDEEFWLFEKMDEERRRKENYRCRLMEDHEVPEWAYSAREKQTATKGFDSSSITGKRRRKEVQSYDDGLSDLQWMKAVENGADLSKLSGKGKRRHHLPSDTSVLVSDKAGSEEKITKLNENLPSVNEGASEDTYGLTPASKRHKSDGPKIEKHESHVAGGSGLNGPLLTFKIHRKKRSSYGNTSSSSDARGQSSNGRGNGWGS, encoded by the exons ATGGCTCAGCTTGAGAGCCTCGACCACATCCACAAGACCAAGACTCTGATCTGTGCCCTCAACCTCGTCTCCCGCAACCTCCCTCTCCCTCCCGACCTCTTCGACGTCGTTTCGTCCATCTATGACAGCGCCCAAGACGCCAATCTCGAACATGACAAGGGTTTG GATGATCCTGATAGTTCCGTAGGAGAAGATTTGTTAGCAGACCTTGAAGATGCACTTTTGAATCAACGTCAAAATTGCATGTCAGGTGCAGGATTAATAGAATCGAGAGAAAAACGTTATCAAAGCCACATTCAGCATAGATTAACCGAACTTGAAG AATTACCTTCAAGTAGAGGAGAGGACCTGCAGACAAAGTGCTTGCTTGAACTCTATGGGCTAAAG CTCTCAGAATTGCAAAAAAAGGTCCGTTGTGATGTGAGTTCAGAATACTTGCTCCGTATGAACTGTGCCTATCCTGACAAAACATTGTTTGACTGGGGAATGATGCGATTGCGCCGTCCACTGTATGGTGTTGGAGATGCTTTTGCAATGGAGGCTGATGATCAATTCAGGAAGAAACGAGATGCTGAG CGGCTCTCAAGATtagaagaggaggagaagaacaATATCGAGACTAGAAAAAGGAGATTTTTCACAGAAGTACGTAATGCTGTTCGTGAATACCAATTGCAAATTCAGGCTTCTGTGAAACGTCAAAAACATAGGAATGATAATGTCCTG AATTGGCACGCAAAGCAAAGACAACGAGCCACACGGGCTGAGAAATTGAGGTTCCAAGCCTTAAAGGCTGATGATCAGGAAGCATACATGAGAATGGTAAAGGAGAGCAAGAATGAAAGATTAACAATGCTTcttgaagaaacaaataaacttCTCGTTAATTTGGGAGCTGCTGTTCAACGCCAGAAAGATATTAAACATTCAGAGGGCATTGAAGCCTTGAAAGACTCAGAAGGTGATTTGACtgagttggaagaagatgtggACATCATTGATTCTGACTGTAATGATGACAGTAGCGACTTGCTTAAAGGTCAGCGGCAATATAACTCAGTCGTCCATTCTATTCAGGAACAG GTAACTGAGCAACCCTCAATGCTTCAAGGTGGAGAGTTAAGGCCCTATCAGATAGAGGGTCTACAATGGATGCTCTCCTTGTTCAATAACAATCTGAATGGTATTTTGGCTGACGAAATGGGATTGGGTAAAACGATACAAACTATATCTTTGATTGCATATCTCATTGAAAATAAGGGTGTCACTGGGCCCCACTTGATAGTGGCTCCGAAGGCTGTACTGCCAAATTGGGTTACTGAGTTTGCAACATGGGCTCCTAG CATTACTGCTGTTCTTTATGATGGGCgccaagaagaaagaaaggcaatgaaggagGAATTATCAGGGGAAGGAAAATTTAATGTGTTGATCACGCATTATGACCTTATCATGAGGGATAAacaatttttgaagaaaattagCTGGTGCTACCTGATCGTTGATGAAGGGCATAGGTTGAAGAATTCTGAGTGTGCTCTAGCAATAACACTTGCAGG ATATGATATGCGACGCAGACTTCTGTTGACTGGTACCCCAATACAGAATAGCTTGCAGGAGTTGTGGTCGCTGCTTAATTTCCTTCTCCCTCACATTTTTAATTCAGTTCAGAATTTTGAGGATTGGTTTAATGCACCTTTTGCGGATCGGGGTAGTATTTCTCTTACCGATGAAGAACAGTTATTGATCATTCGCCGTCTGCATCAA gTTATAAGGCCATTCATATTGAGGAGGAAAAAAGATGAGGTGGAGAAATTCCTTCCTGGAAAATCTCAAGTCATACTGAAATGTGACATGTCAGCGTGGCAGAAAGTATATTATCAACAAGTTACAGATGTGGGCAGAGTTGGGCTAGATAATG GTTCTGGGAAATCAAAGAGTTTGCAGAACCTAACAATGCAGCTCAGGAAGTGTTGTAACCACCCATACCTTTTTGTTGTGGGAGATTATAACATGTGGCGAAAGGAGGAGATCATCAGAGCATCAGGAAAATTTGAACTACTTGATCGTCTACTTCCAAAACTCCACAGAGCTGGGCACAGAGTCCTTCTTTTCTCACAAATGACTCGTCTCATGGACATTCTTGAAGTTTATCTGCAACTTCACGACTTTAAGTATCTTCGACTGGATGGTTCAACTAAAACTGAGGAAAGAGGGACACTGCTAAAGAAATTCAACGCTGAAAACTCTCCTTACTTCATGTTTCTCTTGAGTACTCGTGCTGGAGGTCTTGGTTTGAACTTACAATCAGCAGATACAGTAGTAATTTTTGACAGTGATTGGAATCCTCAGATGGACCAACAGGCAGAGGATCGGGCCCATCGAATAGgtcaaaagaaagaagttagGGTGTTTGTGTTGGTTAGTGTTGGATCAATTGAAGAAGTAATTTTAGAGCGTGCTAAACAGAAGATGGGCATAGATGCCAAGGTCATCCAGGCTGGACTATTTAATACAACTTCCACAG CTCAGGACAGGAGAGATATGCTGGAGGAAATCATGCGCAAGGGTACAAGCTCACTTGGGACAGACGTGCCAAGCGAGCGAGAAATCAACCGCCTCGCTGCCAGATCAGATGAGGAGTTCTGGCTGTTTGAGAAAATGGACGAGGAGAGAAGGCGAAAGGAGAACTACAGATGTCGCCTTATGGAAGACCATGAGGTTCCTGAGTGGGCATATTCAGCACGTGAAAAGCAAACTGCTACCAAAGGCTTTGATAGCAGTAGCATCACAGGAAAGCGGAGAAGAAAGGAGGTACAGTCTTATGATGATGGTCTTAGTGATTTACAATGGATGAAAGCTGTAGAAAATGGAGCAGACTTATCAAAGCTCTCGGGTaaaggaaagagaagacaTCATCTTCCATCTGATACCAGTGTATTAGTTAGTGATAAAGCTGGGTCAGAggaaaagataacaaaattgaatgaaaatcTGCCCTCAGTGAACGAGGGAGCTAGTGAAGATACCTATGGTTTGACCCCAGCCTCAAAGAGACACAAGTCTGACGGACCAAAAATAGAGAAACATGAAAGTCACGTAGCTGGAGGAAGTGGTTTGAATGGGCCTCTATTGACATTCAAGATACACAGAAAGAAGAGATCAAGCTATGGTAACACAAGTTCGTCCTCCGATGCTAGAGGGCAAAGTTCCAATGGAAGGGGAAATGGATggggttcatga